From a region of the Fischerella sp. JS2 genome:
- a CDS encoding chlorophyll a/b-binding protein, whose amino-acid sequence METREKRPSTDLPPVANAYNGIDRNAFIFGLNPQAELWNGRLAMIGFLAYLLWDLAGYSVLRDVLHFVGY is encoded by the coding sequence ATGGAAACTCGTGAAAAACGTCCTTCTACAGATTTACCACCAGTAGCTAATGCTTACAATGGCATTGATCGTAATGCTTTTATCTTTGGCTTAAATCCCCAAGCCGAATTATGGAACGGTCGTTTGGCAATGATTGGTTTTCTTGCTTATTTGCTTTGGGATTTAGCTGGTTACAGTGTTTTACGCGATGTTTTACACTTTGTTGGTTACTAG
- a CDS encoding HAMP domain-containing sensor histidine kinase, which yields MSDSITADVFAALNILVLERLDFGRFRITGTPPDWLQLFCRHQVKSGMQILIPQQEFPFLENFLIDAEELWNRNDKNQLKSGIWYQLDLSGKEYHFEATAICVQDTKILLIKLLHEEFDEKINLIQKARENQLNYQYITKENQKKDILIHCIIHDIAGQLSGINCCLMLLETENLTPKAREYLEIGKKQAFQEEILIRDILNAFSAEVNSLESFTVDADTAPNVLTSAQEVIQLLSPTFILNKVQLQLADNIDQTADWRVIGDQSRLNRIIANLAENAFRHSPMGSTVTIGLQQEEDSILVTVDDQGSGIPAESAKYIFEKFSQAGKSGRVGLGLYFCRMTVERWGGQIGYLPLLQRGSRFWVRLLKPKPKT from the coding sequence ATGAGTGACTCCATTACGGCAGATGTGTTTGCTGCTTTGAATATTCTAGTCTTGGAACGATTAGACTTTGGCCGCTTTAGAATTACTGGAACTCCACCAGATTGGTTACAACTATTTTGTCGCCATCAAGTCAAATCTGGTATGCAAATTCTCATACCGCAACAAGAGTTTCCCTTTTTAGAAAATTTTCTGATAGACGCAGAAGAGTTATGGAATAGAAATGATAAAAATCAGTTGAAGTCAGGTATATGGTATCAGTTAGATTTATCTGGTAAAGAATATCATTTTGAAGCCACAGCAATTTGTGTTCAAGATACTAAAATTTTATTAATAAAATTATTACATGAAGAATTTGATGAAAAAATAAACCTCATCCAAAAAGCTAGAGAAAATCAACTCAACTACCAATATATTACGAAAGAGAATCAAAAAAAAGATATTTTGATTCACTGTATTATACATGATATTGCTGGGCAATTGAGTGGGATAAATTGCTGTTTAATGTTGTTAGAAACTGAAAACTTAACACCAAAAGCTAGAGAATATTTAGAAATTGGTAAAAAACAAGCATTCCAAGAAGAAATCTTAATTAGAGATATTTTAAATGCATTTTCTGCTGAAGTTAATTCTCTAGAATCTTTTACTGTAGATGCTGATACGGCTCCAAATGTACTAACTTCTGCACAAGAAGTCATCCAACTTTTATCACCTACTTTTATACTGAATAAAGTACAGTTACAGCTTGCCGATAACATTGATCAAACAGCAGATTGGCGGGTAATTGGTGATCAATCACGTTTAAATCGGATTATTGCCAATTTGGCAGAGAATGCTTTTCGTCACAGTCCTATGGGTTCTACAGTTACAATTGGTTTACAGCAAGAAGAAGATTCTATTCTTGTTACTGTAGATGATCAAGGTTCTGGTATACCAGCAGAAAGTGCTAAGTATATATTTGAAAAGTTTTCTCAAGCTGGCAAGTCAGGTAGAGTTGGACTCGGATTATATTTTTGCCGGATGACAGTAGAACGTTGGGGTGGACAAATTGGTTATCTTCCCCTACTTCAAAGAGGTTCTCGGTTTTGGGTTCGGCTATTAAAACCTAAACCAAAGACTTAA
- a CDS encoding MFS transporter, whose protein sequence is MFQSTVTMLELPQSLFWIAQVIVQPQDISPAQASVAVSGPRFFTALISGVILAFAFQLVLTNLSVAAGISYLGRPSDSHSDHEEVSSLGGTIRKIGTAVGIWTLITVTIALAIACFLAVKMSLMIFSPGLGAILGLVIWGAYFLLLVWVSSTTVGSLVGNVVNSATSGFQAIMGTATAALGAKAVNQQVVATAEAAAAAVRREIGSAIDPTSVREKVEDYLEMVRPPELDLNKIRGDFERLLSDPQIREMAKSGDIRNIDRQKFIDLVSSRTDLSKRDAKRIADTLYSVWQQVVGQTQPQDQMAELVNYLKSLQPGQANTDELNRKLDQLIAEMRSAKEADQKAAQEATPGPIQRTLQQGITALSGIVLGRTDLSDLDVEKILGALTTAKDKVTEKADQLGLPTPKQPYSPIRADVENYLLNTYAWQLSQEKIAQDFRDVIYDPAADPGTVRRELEQLSRSDFVNILQQRGLLTQTEIQRIADQLEAVRQNVLVTVTAEEEREIVQDLQRRVESYLLVTPKSELTPEGIEQNFKPLLQDSDADYETLSRRLALLDRQELREILLQRNDINPEEADTILNELERQRDRVLLESKGLADQAKYQAETLWLNLESYLRNTGKEELNPNAIRTELRRLLEDPQAGMAAIRARLSRFDRDTLVKLLSQRQDLSEDQANQIIGTVEESWHSVRHAPQAVADKAKQQYDLVTTTIADYLRNTGKQELNPEGIQRDLNRLLQNPKEGAIALRRRLSQVDRDTLVKLLSQRQDLSEEQVNQVIDSVQETIRNIVRSPRRLAARTQQRVETFQTYLEEYLRRSGKDELNPEGIKRDLYLLLHDPRVGMESLSDRLAQFDRSTIITLLKLREDLSDDEAARIADTIISVRDSFVEQVRAIQRRIQDAIDSIFERIRNYLNSLERPELNYDGIKRDIRTLFDDPQAGFEALRDRLSSFNRDTLVAVMSSREDISEEDANRIIDQVERARQTVLQRAERLQQEAQRRLEEVKHQAQKQAEETRKAAASAAWWLFATALVSAIFSAIAGAVAAIAP, encoded by the coding sequence ATGTTTCAGAGTACGGTAACAATGCTGGAACTCCCCCAGTCCCTATTTTGGATAGCGCAGGTGATAGTACAGCCACAGGATATATCACCAGCACAGGCATCGGTTGCTGTTTCCGGGCCGCGTTTTTTTACAGCTTTAATCTCTGGTGTGATCCTAGCTTTTGCGTTTCAGTTAGTACTAACTAACCTTTCAGTTGCCGCAGGTATTTCCTACTTAGGACGTCCATCTGATTCACATTCAGATCACGAGGAAGTCAGCAGTTTAGGGGGAACGATCCGTAAGATTGGTACAGCAGTAGGAATTTGGACTTTAATCACAGTCACGATCGCATTGGCGATCGCTTGCTTTTTGGCTGTGAAAATGAGTCTAATGATTTTTAGTCCCGGACTAGGGGCAATTCTTGGTTTAGTAATTTGGGGTGCATACTTCCTATTGTTGGTGTGGGTGAGTTCCACCACGGTAGGTTCTTTAGTCGGTAATGTAGTTAACAGTGCCACTTCTGGTTTTCAGGCAATTATGGGAACAGCCACCGCCGCCTTGGGTGCAAAGGCTGTTAACCAGCAGGTAGTAGCCACCGCCGAAGCCGCAGCCGCAGCAGTTCGCCGGGAAATAGGTAGTGCGATCGACCCTACCAGCGTCCGCGAAAAGGTGGAAGATTACCTAGAAATGGTACGTCCTCCAGAGCTAGACTTAAACAAGATTCGCGGTGATTTTGAAAGATTGTTGAGTGATCCGCAAATCAGAGAAATGGCTAAAAGTGGCGATATTCGCAATATAGATCGCCAGAAGTTTATTGATTTAGTCAGCAGTCGCACTGATCTCTCAAAGCGCGATGCTAAGCGGATCGCTGATACCTTGTATAGTGTTTGGCAACAGGTAGTAGGTCAAACTCAGCCCCAAGACCAAATGGCTGAGTTAGTTAATTATCTGAAGTCACTCCAACCAGGACAAGCGAACACAGACGAACTCAACCGCAAACTAGATCAGCTAATTGCAGAAATGCGTTCTGCCAAAGAAGCTGACCAAAAAGCAGCCCAAGAAGCAACTCCAGGCCCGATTCAGCGGACATTACAACAGGGAATCACAGCTTTGAGTGGGATTGTGTTGGGACGGACTGATCTGTCAGATTTAGATGTCGAAAAAATCTTAGGTGCTTTAACCACAGCCAAAGATAAAGTTACTGAAAAAGCAGATCAATTAGGACTACCGACACCAAAACAACCTTACAGTCCGATTCGTGCGGACGTAGAAAACTACCTACTCAACACTTATGCTTGGCAGTTGAGTCAGGAGAAAATTGCCCAGGATTTCCGCGATGTGATCTACGATCCTGCTGCTGACCCCGGAACAGTGCGTCGGGAATTAGAACAACTGTCTCGCAGCGATTTTGTTAACATACTGCAACAGCGTGGTCTTTTGACCCAGACAGAAATTCAGCGCATTGCTGACCAATTAGAAGCTGTGCGGCAAAATGTATTGGTGACAGTCACTGCTGAGGAAGAAAGAGAAATAGTACAGGACTTGCAACGGCGAGTTGAAAGTTATTTACTCGTCACTCCCAAATCAGAATTAACGCCAGAGGGAATTGAACAGAACTTTAAACCACTGTTGCAAGACTCCGACGCAGATTATGAGACCCTGTCGCGTCGTTTAGCATTGTTAGACCGTCAAGAACTGCGGGAGATACTGCTACAACGCAATGATATTAATCCAGAAGAAGCAGACACAATTCTCAACGAACTGGAGAGACAACGCGATCGCGTTTTACTTGAATCTAAAGGACTAGCAGATCAAGCTAAATACCAAGCCGAAACGCTATGGTTGAATTTAGAGTCATATCTGCGTAACACTGGCAAAGAAGAACTCAATCCCAACGCTATTAGAACCGAGTTAAGAAGACTCTTAGAAGACCCGCAGGCTGGAATGGCAGCGATTCGCGCGCGTCTATCTCGTTTTGATCGCGATACTTTAGTCAAATTGTTGAGTCAGCGCCAAGACTTGAGCGAAGACCAAGCTAATCAAATCATCGGCACAGTTGAAGAATCTTGGCATAGCGTTCGCCATGCACCCCAAGCCGTAGCTGATAAAGCTAAACAACAGTACGACTTAGTGACAACTACCATCGCTGATTATCTGCGAAACACTGGTAAACAAGAACTCAACCCCGAAGGCATTCAACGGGATTTGAATCGACTGTTGCAAAATCCCAAAGAAGGAGCGATCGCTCTCCGTCGACGTTTGTCTCAAGTAGATAGAGATACTCTCGTAAAATTACTGAGTCAACGTCAAGATTTATCTGAAGAACAAGTCAATCAAGTTATTGATTCTGTTCAAGAAACAATTCGCAATATCGTGCGCTCACCCCGTCGTTTGGCTGCTCGGACACAACAAAGAGTAGAGACATTCCAGACTTATTTGGAAGAGTACTTGCGGCGGAGTGGTAAGGATGAGCTAAATCCAGAAGGTATTAAACGCGACTTGTATCTGTTATTACATGATCCGCGTGTGGGTATGGAAAGTTTGAGCGATCGCTTAGCTCAATTTGACCGCTCTACAATTATTACCTTGCTGAAATTGCGTGAAGACCTCAGCGATGATGAAGCAGCGCGGATTGCAGATACAATCATCTCTGTCCGGGATTCATTTGTAGAGCAAGTACGGGCAATCCAACGCCGAATTCAAGACGCTATCGACTCAATTTTTGAGCGTATCCGTAACTACCTCAACTCCTTAGAGCGTCCCGAACTGAATTATGATGGTATTAAGCGGGATATTCGCACATTGTTTGATGATCCCCAAGCCGGGTTTGAAGCCTTACGCGATCGCCTGTCTTCTTTCAACCGCGACACCTTAGTAGCAGTCATGAGTTCCCGTGAAGACATCTCCGAAGAAGATGCTAATCGGATCATCGACCAAGTAGAACGAGCGCGTCAAACCGTCTTGCAAAGAGCAGAACGCTTGCAACAAGAAGCACAGCGACGCCTAGAAGAGGTGAAGCACCAAGCCCAAAAGCAAGCTGAAGAAACCCGCAAAGCCGCCGCATCAGCAGCTTGGTGGTTGTTTGCCACAGCCCTAGTATCGGCGATATTCTCTGCAATTGCTGGGGCAGTGGCAGCGATCGCTCCATAA
- a CDS encoding Rab family GTPase: MLQKKICMVGAFATGKTSLVGRFVHSIFSEKYQTTVGVKIDKKTVNVQGQDINFILWDLYGEDEFQKVRMSYLRGASGYFLVVDGTRKNTLEKAFNLQIKVENTIGTVPFILVLNKWDLTDEWEISDVEINEVVQRNWIVMKTSAKTGLGVEESFQILANNILENHR, from the coding sequence ATGCTCCAAAAAAAAATTTGCATGGTAGGTGCGTTTGCTACTGGTAAAACTAGTTTAGTAGGGAGGTTTGTTCACAGTATTTTTTCGGAGAAATACCAAACTACTGTAGGTGTAAAAATTGATAAAAAGACTGTAAATGTTCAAGGTCAAGATATAAACTTTATCCTTTGGGATTTATATGGAGAAGATGAATTTCAAAAAGTGCGGATGTCATATCTACGTGGTGCATCAGGTTATTTTTTAGTAGTAGATGGAACTAGAAAGAATACTCTGGAAAAAGCTTTTAACTTACAAATTAAAGTAGAAAATACTATTGGAACTGTGCCATTTATACTTGTACTTAATAAGTGGGATTTGACAGATGAATGGGAAATTAGTGATGTTGAAATTAACGAAGTAGTGCAAAGGAATTGGATTGTGATGAAAACCAGCGCTAAAACAGGTTTAGGCGTAGAAGAATCTTTCCAAATTCTTGCTAATAATATATTAGAAAATCATAGATAA
- a CDS encoding OmpA family protein, producing the protein MKEYSGNEFIYQSPKVSNGSNPKETHNRVEPTDELSELRSLLLGVETTQLSKLYERLENPQIQAEDLSRLLPEAVILRTMQDKQLAEAIVPTVEQAIQSSVKQDLNVLSEAFFPIIGPATRKAISTVLGEMIQSLNQTLEHSMSPQSFKWRLEARQTGKTFAEVVLLRTLIYRVEQVFLIHKETGLLLQHIFAPQVAAQDPDLVSAMLTAIQDFVKDSFNVEKGEALQSLQFGELTIWIEEGPQAVLAGIIRGNAPQELRLIFQKAIENIHLKLHREFHAFTGETKLFTASKPYLEECLEARYKVPSQKNYIYAWSFFSAIAIALGMWSFFSFREQLRWNAYLEKLNSQPGIVVVKANKGYGKNFIFGMRDPLATDPYLLMNQAKINPQTVISQWEPYLSLEPQIIVKRATKLLQPPKTISLKADENRILYATGTAPRQWILEARKTWRFLPGVTQYIDKDIVESELQQLKLYKQQIEQENFLFLEGTTEFVPGGIEKLQNIVLAIKNLSSVAKSLGKDVRFEIIGHTNTTGTEQRNMVLSQARASKILAYLNSQGINTRNFTTVGVGSTEPLQTGLTEQIQQVNRRVSFKVFLIDARN; encoded by the coding sequence ATGAAAGAATATTCTGGCAATGAATTCATATATCAATCACCTAAAGTTTCTAATGGTAGTAATCCCAAGGAAACTCACAATCGTGTGGAACCTACTGATGAACTAAGCGAACTCCGTAGTTTGCTTTTAGGGGTGGAAACCACACAACTTAGTAAACTATATGAAAGATTAGAAAATCCTCAAATTCAAGCAGAAGATCTTAGTCGTCTGCTTCCAGAAGCTGTAATTCTGCGAACAATGCAAGATAAACAGTTAGCTGAAGCAATAGTTCCCACAGTTGAACAAGCAATTCAGTCTTCTGTTAAGCAAGATTTAAATGTTCTTTCTGAAGCATTTTTTCCCATAATTGGCCCTGCTACTCGTAAGGCAATTAGCACAGTTCTAGGCGAAATGATTCAATCTTTAAATCAAACACTAGAACACAGCATGTCTCCACAAAGTTTTAAGTGGAGACTAGAAGCGCGACAGACAGGAAAGACATTTGCTGAAGTTGTTTTGCTACGTACTCTGATTTATCGAGTAGAACAAGTATTTTTAATTCACAAAGAAACTGGATTATTGCTGCAACATATTTTCGCGCCACAAGTAGCTGCTCAAGATCCTGATTTAGTTTCAGCTATGCTGACGGCTATTCAAGATTTTGTCAAAGACTCTTTTAATGTGGAAAAAGGTGAGGCGTTACAAAGTTTGCAGTTTGGAGAACTCACCATCTGGATTGAGGAAGGACCACAAGCAGTATTAGCAGGTATCATCCGAGGGAATGCTCCCCAAGAACTACGATTAATCTTTCAAAAAGCTATTGAAAATATTCACCTGAAATTGCATAGAGAATTTCATGCTTTTACAGGTGAAACAAAACTATTTACAGCTAGCAAACCATATTTAGAAGAATGTTTAGAAGCTAGGTATAAAGTTCCATCTCAGAAAAATTATATCTATGCATGGAGTTTCTTCAGTGCGATCGCGATCGCACTGGGAATGTGGAGCTTTTTTAGCTTTAGAGAACAATTACGCTGGAATGCGTATCTAGAAAAGCTTAACTCTCAACCTGGTATTGTTGTGGTTAAAGCCAACAAAGGGTATGGAAAAAATTTCATATTTGGAATGCGTGATCCTTTAGCTACAGATCCATATTTATTAATGAACCAAGCTAAAATTAATCCCCAAACAGTGATCAGCCAATGGGAACCTTATCTGTCCTTAGAGCCACAAATCATAGTCAAAAGAGCCACAAAATTACTACAACCTCCCAAAACTATATCACTTAAAGCTGACGAAAATCGCATTCTTTATGCTACAGGAACAGCACCACGTCAATGGATTTTAGAAGCAAGAAAAACTTGGCGTTTTCTTCCTGGTGTAACTCAATATATTGATAAAGATATAGTTGAATCAGAACTACAACAATTAAAATTATATAAACAACAAATTGAGCAAGAAAATTTTTTATTTCTTGAAGGTACTACTGAATTTGTTCCCGGTGGAATTGAGAAATTACAAAATATAGTATTAGCAATCAAAAATTTATCTAGTGTGGCCAAGTCTTTAGGAAAAGATGTGCGTTTTGAAATCATAGGACACACAAATACCACAGGAACAGAGCAAAGAAATATGGTACTCAGTCAAGCTCGTGCTAGTAAAATTCTCGCTTATCTAAATTCCCAGGGCATCAATACTAGGAATTTTACTACTGTAGGTGTAGGTTCAACTGAACCCTTACAAACAGGTCTTACAGAACAAATTCAGCAAGTTAACCGTAGGGTATCTTTTAAGGTATTCTTAATTGATGCCCGTAACTGA
- a CDS encoding chlorophyll a/b-binding protein, whose product METRPSTDLPPIATEYNGKDRNAFLFGWNPQAELWNGRLAMIGFLAYLLWDLAGYSVLRDVLHIVGY is encoded by the coding sequence ATGGAAACTCGTCCTTCTACAGATTTACCACCAATTGCTACAGAATATAACGGCAAAGATCGTAACGCCTTTTTGTTTGGCTGGAATCCCCAAGCAGAATTATGGAATGGTCGTTTGGCAATGATTGGCTTTCTTGCTTATTTGCTTTGGGATTTAGCTGGTTATAGCGTGTTGCGTGACGTATTACATATTGTTGGATACTAA